One region of Solanum pennellii chromosome 6, SPENNV200 genomic DNA includes:
- the LOC107023553 gene encoding protein CASP, producing the protein MDSPRGGPERDKANSTSSSTPLAAVASFWKDFDLEKERSTLDEQGLRIAENQENSQKNRRKLAESTRDFKKASTEDKLSLFNSLLKGYQEEVDNLTKRAKYGENAFLNIYQKLYEAPDPYPVIASIAEKDSKLSELESENRKMKVELEEFRMEATHLKNQQATIRRLEERCRQLEQQMEEKVKEIVEIKQRSLAEENQKALEVLKEREQLLQDQLRQAQESVSTMQKLHELAQSQLFEVRAQSEEERAAKQSEFNLLMDEVERAQGRLLSLEREKGLLRSQLQTANEDNDHKNSDNLDADSALENSLYAKEKIISELNVELHKLENTLSNEREEHINEIKKLNSLLNEKEVALEELKKELQTRPTTKLIDDLRKKVKILQAVGYNSIEAEDWEVATSGQEMSKLESLLLDKNRKVEHELTQLKVQLSERISLLESAEAKVVELTAKVNEQQRLIQKLEDDILKGYSSKDRKGTRFDDWDLSESGATEPSENEEQRHVSSDQDQSSMLKVICNQRDRFRTRLRETEEEIRQLKEKIGSLTSELDKTKADNVKLYGKIRYVQDYNSERVISRGSKKYVEDLEGGFSSDVESKYKKMYEDDINPFAAFSKKERDQRYKELGLRDKITLSSGRFLLGNKYARTFVFFYTIGLHILVFTCLYRMSALSYLSHGEESLVSEKNLNLPRAL; encoded by the exons ATGGATTCCCCGCGAGGAGGACCGGAGAGAGACAAGGCGAACTCAACGTCTTCATCTACTCCCCTCGCTGCCGTCGCCAGCTTCTGGAAAG ACTTTGATTTGGAGAAAGAAAGGAGTACACTAGATGAGCAAGGTCTTAGGATTGCTGAGAATCAGGAGAACAGTCAGAAGAACCGACGAAAACTTGCAGAGAGCACGCGAG ATTTTAAAAAAGCTTCAACTGAAGACAAGTTGAGCTTGTTCAACTCTTTGCTCAAGGGTTACCAAGAAGAGGTTGACAATCTTACCAAGAGAGCTAAGTATGGGGAAAATGCTTTCCTTAACATTTATCAAAAACTATATGAGGCACCAGATCCTTATCCAGTCATTGCTTCAATTGCT GAAAAGGATTCAAAACTATCAGAATTAGAGTCTGAGAACCGAAAAATGAAGGTTGAACTTGAAGAATTTCGCATGGAAGCAACTCATCTGAAAAATCAACAAGCGACAATAAGAAGACTTGAAGAGCGGTGCCGCCAGTTAGAGCAACAG ATGGAGGAAAAAGTCAAGGAAATTGTAGAAATCAAGCAACGCAGTTTGGCAGAAGAGAACCAGAAAGCACTTGAGGTTTTAAAAGAAAG GGAGCAATTACTACAGGATCAATTACGACAAGCTCAAGAAAGTGTTTCTACCATGCAAAAGTTGCATGAACTTGCACAAAGCCAGTTGTTTGAAGTTCGTGCGCAATCAG aGGAAGAGAGAGCCGCAAAGCAATCGGAATTCAATCTCCTAATGGATGAAGTTGAACGGGCTCAAGGTCGCCTTCTTAGTCTTGAAAGAGAAAAG GGATTGTTGCGCTCACAATTACAGACTGCAAACGAAGATAATGATCACAAGAACAG TGATAATTTGGATGCAGATAGTGCTCTTGAGAATTCTCTGTATGCCAAAGAGAAGATAATCTCTGAACTAAATGTGGAACTTCATAAGTTGGAGAATACTTTATCAAATGAACGAGAAGAACACATTAAtgagataaagaagttgaattctCTTCTTAATGAAAAG GAGGTTGCTCTTGAAGAACTAAAGAAGGAGCTTCAAACACGGCCTACAACAAAACTGATAGATGATTTGAGGAAGAAAGTAAAGATCTTACAG GCTGTGGGTTACAATTCAATTGAAGCTGAAGATTGGGAAGTTGCTACCAGTGGGCAAGAGATGAGCAAACTTGAGTCATTACTTCTTGACAAGAATCGAAAAGTGGAGCATGAGCTAACACAATTAAAG GTCCAACTTTCTGAGAGGATTTCTTTGCTAGAATCAGCTGAAGCAAAGGTTGTAGAGCTGACTGCCAAGGTTAATGAACAACAAAGATTAATACAGAAGCTAGAAGATGATATTCTAAAG GGATATAGTTCTAAAGATAGAAAAGGTACTAGATTTGATGATTGGGATTTATCAGAGTCTGGTGCAACAGAGCCTTCAGAG AATGAAGAGCAGAGGCATGTTTCCTCAGACCAAGATCAAAGTTCAATGCTGAAGGTGATCTGCAACCAAAGAGACCGTTTCCGTACCCGTTTGCGCGAGACTGAAGAG GAAATTAGACAGCTGAAGGAGAAGATAGGATCACTGACCTCAGAACTTGATAAAACAAAAGCAGATAATGTCAAACTTTATGGGAAGATCCGTTATGTTCAGGATTATAATTCTGAAAGAGTGATCTCAAGAGGATCAAAAAAG TATGTAGAAGATTTAGAAGGTGGTTTCAGCTCTGACGTGGAATCCAAATACAAGAAGATGTATGAGGATGACATAAATCCATTTGCGGCATTCTCGAAGAAG GAAAGAGATCAAAGATACAAGGAATTAGGTTTGAGAGACAAGATTACTCTCAGTAGTGGCCGTTTTCTTCTTGGTAACAA ATATGCTCGGACATTTGTATTCTTCTACACCATTGGATTGCACATTTTAGTATTCACCTGCCTATACAGGATGTCAGCATTGAGCTACCTCAG CCATGGCGAAGAATCTCTTGTCAGCGAAAAGAATCTCAATCTTCCTCGTGCACTATAG
- the LOC107021747 gene encoding protein ASPARTIC PROTEASE IN GUARD CELL 1-like: MASSFSDFISFIIIIIITVSFLPNALCRPSLTSSLPHSQIIDVSKSIQNTLQVLSLNIKSLQQQEAIQQQQQQPLYSSSSSSSLLSSSALSISIYPRSSLVKPQHTDYTSLTLSRLARDSARVSSLNAMLQLSPTNFTYSHLKSVRTMSGPEEFQTPLISGTSQGSGEYFARLGIGEPAKEFYMVIDTGSDINWLQCEPCDVCYQQTDPIFNPSDSSTYNQVPCNSPVCAALELSGCYTDTCMYQVSYGDGSFTEGELATETVSFGDSGSFPNVAIGCGHDNEGLFTGSAGLIGLGRGSLSLPSQVKATSFSYCLVDRDSDSSSTLEFNSAGPSDSVFAPLLRNSRRDAFFYIGLEGISVGGEMLQVPASIFQVDDNGRGGIIVDSGTAVTRLQSSAYSALRDTFVKYAQNLPSAGEFELFDTCFDLSSMSTANVPTVAFHFSGGRTLPLQAQNIVVPVDSSGKYCLAFAPTDESMSIIGNVQQQGIRVSYDLSNNLVGFSPDKC, encoded by the coding sequence ATGGCCTCATCATTTTCCGATTTCATctccttcatcatcatcatcatcatcactgtTTCTTTTCTTCCTAATGCTCTCTGTCGTCCCTCGCTAACTTCTTCGCTTCCACATTCCCAAATCATCGATGTATCAAAATCCATTCAGAACACTCTTCAAGTACTCTCTCTCAATATCAAGTCTCTTCAACAACAAGAAgcaatacaacaacaacaacaacaaccgctttattcttcttcttcttcgtcgtCGTTGTTGTCTTCCTCTGCATTATCTATATCAATCTATCCTCGTTCTTCTCTTGTGAAACCCCAACACACAGACTATACATCTCTCACTCTCTCTCGACTCGCTCGTGATTCAGCCCGAGTGTCCTCACTCAATGCGATGCTTCAACTTTCTCCCACTAATTTTACTTATTCTCATCTCAAATCGGTTCGAACCATGTCGGGACCCGAAGAATTTCAGACGCCTCTTATATCTGGAACAAGTCAAGGTAGTGGCGAGTATTTTGCTCGGTTAGGAATTGGAGAACCTGCGAAGGAATTTTACATGGTTATTGATACTGGCAGTGATATTAATTGGCTTCAATGTGAACCCTGTGACGTGTGTTACCAACAAACTGATCCGATTTTCAATCCGTCTGATTCCTCCACATACAATCAGGTCCCGTGCAACTCACCGGTGTGTGCGGCACTTGAACTCTCGGGCTGTTATACCGATACTTGTATGTATCAAGTCTCCTATGGAGATGGTTCGTTTACAGAAGGGGAATTAGCGACTGAAACGGTGTCGTTTGGAGACTCTGGATCGTTCCCTAATGTTGCTATAGGCTGTGGCCATGATAACGAAGGGTTATTTACCGGGTCAGCTGGGTTGATAGGTCTCGGCCGCGGCTCATTATCTCTTCCATCTCAAGTCAAAGCGACGTCGTTTTCCTACTGCCTAGTAGATCGCGATTCTGATTCTTCGTCGACTTTGGAATTCAATTCGGCCGGACCCAGTGACTCGGTGTTTGCACCATTACTACGTAACTCGAGGAGGGACGCTTTTTTCTACATAGGTCTGGAAGGAATCAGCGTCGGCGGCGAGATGTTACAGGTTCCGGCGAGTATTTTTCAGGTGGACGATAATGGGAGGGGAGGAATTATCGTGGATTCTGGAACAGCGGTGACTCGTTTGCAGAGCAGTGCTTACAGTGCTTTACGTGACACGTTCGTGAAATATGCTCAGAATTTGCCGTCAGCCGGGGAATTCGAGTTGTTTGATACTTGCTTTGATCTGTCGTCGATGAGCACGGCAAACGTTCCTACGGTGGCGTTTCATTTCTCCGGTGGGCGAACGCTGCCGTTGCAAGCTCAGAATATAGTGGTTCCGGTTGACTCGTCGGGGAAGTACTGCTTAGCGTTTGCTCCGACGGATGAATCAATGTCGATAATCGGAAATGTACAGCAGCAGGGAATACGCGTGAGTTATGACCTGAGTAATAACCTTGTTGGATTTAGTCCTGATAAATGTTAA
- the LOC107021249 gene encoding DNA mismatch repair protein MSH2: MDENFEEQGKLPELKLDARQAQGFLSFFKTLPKDVRAVRLFDRRDYYTAHGDDATFIAKTYYHTTTALRQLGNGVGALSSVSVSRNMFETIARDILLERMDRTLELYEGSGSNWKLVKSGTPGNFGSFEDILFANNEMQDSPAIVALAPKFDQNGCTVGLGYVDITKRVLGLAEFLDDSHFTNLESALVALGCRECLVPTETGKSSESRPLYDAISRCGVMVTERKKTEFKDRDLVQDLGRLVKGSVEPVRDLVSSFECAAGALGCILSYAELLADESNYGNYTVKQYNLNSYMRLDSAAMRALNVMESKSDANKNFSLFGLMNRTCTAGMGKRLLHMWLKQPLLDVDEINCRLDLVQAFVEDAALRQDLRQHLKRISDIERLTHNLERKRASLLHVVKLYQSGIRIPYIKSVLERYDGQFAPLIRERYIDSLEKWSDDNHLNKFIALVETAVDLDQLENGEYMISSAYDPNLSALKDEQETLEQQIHNLHKQTANDLDLPIDKSLKLDKGTQFGHVFRITKKEEPKVRRQLNSHYIVLETRKDGVKFTNTKLKKLGDRYQKILDEYKSCQKELVARVVQTVASFSEVFEGLAGSLSELDVLLSFADLASSCPTAYSRPNISPPDTGDIILEGCRHPCVEAQDWVNFIPNDCRLVRGESWFQIITGPNMGGKSTYIRQVGVNVLMAQVGSFVPCDNATISIRDCIFARVGAGDCQLKGVSTFMQEMLETASILKGASNRSLVIIDELGRGTSTYDGFGLAWAICEHIVEEIKAPTLFATHFHELTALANENGNNGHKQISGVANFHVSAHIDSSSRKLTMLYKVQPGACDQSFGIHVAEFANFPQSVVALAREKASELEDFSPRAMMPNDCKEVVSKRKREFDPHDVSRGTARARQFLQDFTQLPLDKMDLKQALQQLSQMKTDLEKNAVDSQWLQQFFSSSN, from the exons ATGGATGAAAATTTTGAGGAACAGGGCAAGCTTCCAGAGCTTAAACTTG ATGCGAGGCAAGCTCAAGGGTTTCTTTCATTCTTCAAAACCCTACCCAAG GATGTTAGGGCAGTTCGTCTATTCGATCGTAGG GACTATTATACTGCTCATGGAGATGATGCAACTTTCATTGCAAAGACATATTACCATACGACAACTGCTTTACGGCAGTTGGGTAATGGAGTTGGTGCTCTTTCCAGTGTTAGTGTGAGTAGAAACATGTTTGAAACAATAGCTCGTGACATTCTCTTGGAGAGGATGGATCGTACTCTTGAATTGTATGAGGGCAGTGGTTCAAATTGGAAACTGGTGAAAAGTGGAACCCCAGGAAATTTTGGAAGTTTTGAGGACATCCTGTTTGCTAATAATGAAATGCAAGATTCTCCAGCGATTGTTGCTCTTGCGCCAAAATTTGATCAGAATGGATGTACAGTTGGGTTAGGCTATGTTGATATTACTAAGAGAGTCCTTGGTTTAGCAGAATTTCTAGATGATAGCCACTTCACCAATTTGGAGTCTGCTTTGGTTGCCCTTGGTTGCAGAGAATGTCTTGTACCAACAGAGACTGGGAAATCTAGTGAGAGCAGGCCTCTATATGATGCAATATCGAGATGCGGGGTGATGGTAACtgaaagaaagaaaactgaATTTAAAGATAGGGATTTGGTACAGGATCTGGGTAGGCTTGTCAAGGGTTCAGTAGAACCTGTTCGAGATCTAGTCTCTAGTTTTGAATGTGCAGCAGGTGCTTTGGGGTGCATACTTTCCTATGCAGAATTACTTGCGGATGAGAGCAATTATGGAAACTACACAGTCAAACAATACAACCTCAATAGTTACATGAGATTAGATTCTGCTGCTATGAGAGCACTGAATGTTATGGAGAGCAAATCAGATGCTAATAAAAATTTTAGCTTGTTTGGTCTCATGAATAGAACCTGTACTGCTGGAATGGGTAAAAGGTTATTGCACATGTGGCTGAAACAGCCGTTACTAGATGTAGATGAGATTAACTGTAGATTGGATTTAGTTCAAGCATTTGTGGAGGATGCTGCACTTCGCCAAGATTTGAGGCAGCATCTGAAAAGAATTTCAGATATTGAGCGGCTGACACACAATCTTGAGAGGAAAAGAGCCAGCTTATTGCACGTTGTAAAACTCTATCAG TCAGGCATCAGAATACCATATATCaaaagtgttttggaacgtTATGATGGGCAATTTGCACCACTAATCAGGGAAAGGTATATTGATTCTCTTGAGAAATGGAGTGATGATAATCATCTGAATAAGTTCATTGCTCTTGTGGAAACTGCTGTTGACCTTGATCAACTTGAGAATGGAGAATACATGATTTCTTCTGCATATGACCCAAATTTATCTGCTCTGAAGGATGAGCAGGAGACATTGGAGCAACAGATTCATAATTTGCACAAACAAACTGCCAATGATCTTGATCTACCTATTGATAAGTCTCTTAAATTAGATAAAGGAACACAATTTGGACATGTCTTTAGAATTACCAAGAAAGAAGAACCAAAAGTCAGGAGGCAGCTAAACTCTCACTACATTGTTCTTGAAACACGCAAGGATGGGGTAAAATTCACCAATACAAAACTCAAAAAACTAGGAGATCGGTACCAGAAGATCTTAGACGAGTATAAGAGCTGTCAGAAAGAACTGGTAGCTCGGGTAGTTCAAACAGTTGCGAGTTTCTCCGag GTGTTTGAAGGTTTAGCTGGTTCACTTTCTGAGTTGGATGTGCTACTGAGTTTTGCGGATTTGGCTTCCAGTTGCCCAACTGCCTACTCAAGACCAAATATCAGTCCGCCA GATACGGGAGATATTATACTTGAAGGGTGTAGACATCCTTGTGTGGAAGCTCAAGACTGGGTCAACTTCATCCCTAATGACTGTAGACTA GTTAGGGGAGAAAGTTGGTTTCAGATTATCACAGGCCCTAACATGGGTGGAAAGTCTACCTACATTCGTCAG GTTGGTGTGAATGTCCTGATGGCCCAAGTTGGCTCATTTGTTCCATGTGACAATGCTACCATTTCTATTCGTGATTGCATTTTTGCTCGTGTTGGCGCTGGAGATTGTCAG CTGAAGGGGGTTTCTACTTTTATGCAAGAGATGCTTGAGACTGCATCGATCTTGAAAGGAGCTTCTAATAGATCGTTGGTTATAATTGATGAGTTGGGCCGTGGGACGTCGACTTATGATGGCTTTG GTTTAGCTTGGGCTATTTGTGAGCACATTGTTGAAGAAATTAAAGCACCAACATTGTTTGCAACTCACTTTCATGAGCTGACTGCATTGGCCAATGAGAATGGAAACAATGGACATAAGCAAATTTCCGGTGTGGCAAATTTTCATGTCAGTGCACACATCGACTCTTCTAGTCGCAAGCTAACTATGCTTTACAAG GTTCAACCAGGTGCTTGTGATCAAAGTTTTGGTATTCACGTTGCAGAGTTTGCCAATTTTCCACAAAGTGTAGTGGCCCTGGCCAGAGAAAAGGCTTCTGAGTTGGAGGATTTCTCTCCTCGTGCTATGATGCCAAATGACTGTAAAGAG GTAGTCTCAAAGCGGAAGAGGGAATTTGACCCACATGATGTGTCTAGAGGTACTGCCCGAGCTCGTCAATTCTTACAGGATTTCACTCAGTTGCCACTGGATAAGATGGATCTAAAGCAGGCCTTGCAACAATTGAGCCAAATGAAGACTGACCTTGAGAAGAATGCAGTTGACAGTCAGTGGCTTCAGCAGTTCTTTAGTTCTTCAAATTAG
- the LOC107021853 gene encoding transcription factor CYCLOIDEA-like yields the protein MYPPSNNNCNYSPILSSLICQNIPSSPCMQYEHELYFQSFNHDDQYYFQQQQLVPLIDDLSPHILADSCIETITKPSNCNHVLEGMEEGRGEKKGDDDVRSSRISISKNNKRSSKKDRHSKINTARGPRDRRMRLSLDAARKFFRLQDLLGFDKASKTVEWLLTQSDSAIEELVAAKGNDAQVAQQTSCNTPTTTTGIGAICASNSISESCEVISGTDETSSNDKNKETAQDEKKKRKKVVNAARRAVLEPLTKESRNQARARARERTKSKKMSQTGKSKAPANDLNPSGSRRPANKTCEEAGTHEELNFHQEKNSVDDCNFMVNGNWNPFTIFSYHEQYAGISNEHQLVTDLQFCGKLWEG from the exons ATGTATCCTCCAAGCAACAATAACTGCAACTACAGCCCAATTTTGTCTTCTTTAATATGCCAAAATATTCCATCATCTCCTTGTATGCAATATGAACACGAACTATACTTTCAAAGCTTTAATCATGATGACCAATATTATTTTCAACAACAGCAACTAGTTCCCTTGATAGATGATTTGAGTCCTCACATCTTAGCTGACAGCTGCATCGAGACTATTACTAAGCCTTCAAATTGCAACCACGTACTAGAAGGAATGGAAGAAGGTCGAGGCGAAAAGAAAGGAGATGATGATGTTAGGAGTAGCAGAATTAGtatctcaaaaaataataagagaTCTTCCAAGAAAGATCGACACAGCAAGATCAACACCGCTCGTGGTCCAAGAGATCGAAGGATGAGACTTTCACTTGATGCTGCTCGCAAGTTTTTCCGTTTGCAGGACTTACTGGGATTCGATAAGGCCAGCAAAACTGTTGAATGGTTGCTTACTCAATCGGATTCTGCAATTGAAGAGCTTGTTGCCGCTAAAGGCAATGATGCACAGGTTGCTCAGCAAACTAGCTGCAATACCCCCACTACTACTACTGGAATTGGTGCAATTTGTGCATCTAATTCTATTTCTGAGTCATGTGAAGTTATATCAGGAACTGATGAAACTTCCTCTAATGACAAAAACAAGGAAACCGCTCAAgatgagaagaagaaaaggaagaaggTGGTTAACGCAGCTCGTAGAGCTGTGTTAGAACCTCTTACAAAGGAATCGAGGAATCAAGCAAGAGCCAGGGCTAGAGAGAGaacaaaatcaaagaaaatgagCCAAACTGGAAAATCCAAAGCCCCAGCTAATGATTTGAACCCTTCAGGATCTCGGAGGCCGGCTAATAAAACTTGTGAAGAAGCTGGAACACATGAAGAACTCAACTTCCATCAAGAGAAGAACAGTGTCGATGACTGTAATTTTATGGTAAATGGAAATTGGAATCCATTTACAATCTTTAGCTATCATGAGCAATACGCTGGAATTTCCAATGAG CATCAATTAGTTACAGACTTGCAATTTTGTGGAAAGCTATGGGAAGGCTAG